GTGCACGCCGTTCATCACCACCAGGCCGACCGCGCCGCCGAGCACGCAGGCACCGGCCACGATCGCACCGGTCCAGATCAGCTTCTTCCGGCGCGAGCTGGCCTCGTGCTGGCTGGCGAGCGCCTCCCAGTCGGGCTCGGAGGACGCCGCGGGCGGCTGGAACTGCCACTGCTGCTGCGGCGCGGCCTGTGACGGGAATCCGGGCGCGGCGCCGAAGCCGGCCTGCGGCGGGAAGGGCTGGCCGGCAGGGGCCTGGGATGCCTGCTCCGAGGGGTCCGCCGACCCCTCCTGGGACTCGGGCCGACCGGTCCAACCGGGCGGTGCACCCGTTCCGTCACTCATGGCCAGAGATCGTAGGCCATGGGCCCCGGCCAGGTCTCGGGTGGTGACCATTCCGTGAGCACGCCGCGTGGGCGAGGGGCGGATCGGATGTGCGCGATGCGTCCGGGGAGCCTCCCGAGCCACGGACGCGACACGCAGCGTGCACAAGATATGGGGGTACTTCAGGGAGACACCACAACATGTATGCTCACTCTCGCTGTCGACGCAGGGGAACCCGGTGTGAGTCCGGGACTGCCCCGCAACGGTGAGCAGGCCCGTGAACGCCCGGGCCCGCGCAGTCCGAGGGCCTGCCGACGGTGTGCCACAGGCTTCCCCGCAGATGCCATGAAGCACAGCTGTACGTCCGGGCCTCGCGGGTGGGCCGGGTTACGACGCACTCCCCGACGAGGTCGGGTGTGCCCGTCTCCCCTGCCACACGCATGCCCTGACGCTCCCCCGGCCCTCGGCCCGGGGGTGTCCGAAGCGTCCGCTGCCGCCACAGGAGAGAGTGCGCCTTGACCGTCGCTGCCTCAGTCACCCTGCCCTCCCAGGGATCCGCCGACAACGACCGGCCCGACCCCGGTGCCGCGCTGCTTCGGCTGCTCACCGACCGCAGCACCGACCTCCCCCAGGTGGACCCCGGCCACGTCGCCGCCGCCGCGCTGCGCGGCCGCCACGCCGGTTCGGACTTCGCCGAGCTGCGCGGGCTGGCCGTGGAGGCCGCCGCGTCGATGATCGCCGAGGACCCGCAGTACTCGAAGCTCGCCGCCCGGCTGCTCGCGCTGGAGATCAGCGACGAGGCGGTCTCCCAGGGCGCGGTCTCCTTCGCCGCCTCGATCGCCGTCGGCCACGCCGAGGGCCTGATCGGCGACACCACCGCCGAGTTCGTGGCCAAGCACGCGGCCGCCTTCGACGCGCTGGTCGACCTGCAGGGCGACGACCGTTTCGAGTACTTCGGCCTGCGGACCGTGCAGTCCCGCTACCTGCTGCGCCACCCGATCACCCGCAAGGTGGTCGAGACCCCGCAGTACTTCCTGCTCCGCGTGGCGGCGGGCCTCGCGGTCGGCGACTCCGAGCAGTCGGTGGCCGAGGTCGCCGAGCTGTACCGGCTGATGAGCCGTCTGGAGTACCTGACCTCCTCTCCGACGCTGTTCAACTCCGGCACCAAGCACCCGCAGATGTCCTCCTGCTACCTGCTGGACTCGCCGCTGGACAACCTGGACTCGATCTACAACCGCTACGCGCAGATCGCCCGGCTGTCCAAGCACGCCGGCGGCATCGGCCTGTCCTACTCGCGCATCCGTTCGCGCGGCAGCCTGATCCGCGGCACCAACGGCCAGTCCAACGGCATCGTGCCGTTCCTGCGGACCCTGGACTCCTCGGTCGCCGCGGTCAACCAGGGCGGCCGCCGCAAGGGCGCCGCCTGCGTGTACCTGGAGACCTGGCACGCCGACATCGAGGAGTTCCTGGAGCTCCGCGACAACACCGGTGAGGAGGCCCGGCGCACCCACAACCTCAACCTGGCGCACTGGATCCCGGACGAGTTCATGCGCCGGGTGAACGCCAACGAGGACTGGTCGCTGTTCTCCCCGGCCGACGTCCCCGAGCTGGTCGACCTGTGGGGCGCCGACTTCGACGAGGCGTACCGCAAGGCCGAGCAGGCCGGCAAGGCCGTGCGCACGATCCCCGCGCAGACCCTGTACGCCCGGATGATGCGCACCCTGGCGCAGACCGGCAACGGCTGGATGACCTTCAAGGACGCCTCCAACCGGGCCGCCAACCAGACCGCCCTGCCGGGCCGCACGGTGCACTCCTCCAACCTGTGCACCGAGATCCTGGAGGTCACCGACGACTCGGAGACCGCGGTCTGCAACCTCGGCTCGGTCAACCTGGGCGCCCACGTGGCGGACGGCGCCACCGCCGCCGACCTGCTGAACGCCATGGACTGGGACCGCCTGGACGCCACCGTGCGCACCGCGGTGACCTTCCTGGACCGGGTCATCGACATCAACTTCTACCCGACCACCGAGGCCGGCACCTCCAACTCCCGCTGGCGGCCGGTGGGTCTGGGCATCATGGGCCTGCAGGACGTCTTCTTCAAGCTGCGGATCGACTTCGACTCCGCCGAGGCGGCGGCCCTCTCCACCCTGATCTCCGAGCGCATCATGCTCACCGCGTACGAGCGCTCCGCCGACCTGGCCGAGCAGTTCGGCCGCCACGAGGCGTACGGCGAGACCCGCGCGGCCCGCGGCGAGCTGCACATCGACCACTTCGCCTCGGCCGCTCCGCAGTGGGCGGCGCGCTGGGAGGCGCTGCGCGCCCGGATCGCCGAGACCGGGTTGCGCAACTCGCTGCTGCTGGCGATCGCCCCGACCGCGACCATCGCCTCGATCGCCGGCGTGTACGAGTGCATCGAGCCGCAGGTGTCCAACCTGTTCAAGCGCGAGACGCTCTCCGGCGAGTTCCTCCAGGTCAACCCGTACCTGGTGCGCGAGCTCAAGGAGCTCGGCGTCTGGGACCAGCAGACCCGGGACGCGCTGCGCGAGACCAACGGCTCGGTGCAGGACCTCAACTGGCTGCCCGCCGAGGTCCGTTCGCTGTACCGCACGGCCTGGGAGCTGCCCCAGCGCGCGCTGATCGACCTGGCCGCGGCCCGCATGCCGTACATCGACCAGAGCCAGTCGCTGAACCTCTTCATGGCGGCGCCGACCATCGGCAAGCTCAGCTCGATGTACGCGTACGCGTGGAAGGTCGGCCTGAAGACCACGTACTACCTGCGGTCGCGCCCGGCCACCCGCATCGCGCAGGCCGCCACCGGCGCCCGCGCCGCCACCGCCGTGCCGGTGCCCGCCCCGACCATGAGCCAGGAGGAGCAGGACGCCATCGCCTGCTCCCTGGAGAACCCCGAGTCCTGCGAGGCCTGCCAGTGAGCACCCCGACCGACGCCGACCGTCAGAAGATGCTGCTCGACCCGGGCTTCGAGCTGACGCTGCGCCCGATGCGGTACCCGTCGTTCTACGACCGCTACCGGGACGCGATCAAGAACACCTGGACGGTCGAGGAGGTGGACCTGCACTCCGACGTCGCCGACCTCGCCAAGCTCAGCGAGGGCGAGCGGCACATGATCGGCCGGCTGGTCGCCTTCTTCGCGACCGGTGACTCGATCGTCGCCAACAACGTGGTGCTGAGCCTCTACAAGCACATCAACTCCCCCGAGGCCCGGCTCTACCTGTCCCGGCAGCTGTTCGAGGAGGCCGTGCACGTCCAGTTCTACCTGACGCTGCTCGACACCTACCTGCCCGACCCGGACGACCGCGCGGCGGCCTTCGCGGCGGTGGAGAACATCCCCTCCATCCACCAGAAGGCGCAGTTCTGCTTCAAGTACATGAACGCCGTCGACCACATCGACTCGCTGCAGACCAAGGCGGACCGCCGTGCGTTCCTGCTGAACCTGATCTGCTTCGCAGCCTGCGTCGAGGGCCTGTTCTTCTACGGCGCCTTCGCGTACGTGTACTGGTTCCGCAGCCGCGGCCTGCTGCACGGCCTGGCGACCGGCACCAACTGGGTGTTCCGCGACGAGTCCATGCACATGGACTTCGCCATGTCGGTGGTCGACACCGTCCGCGACGAGGAGCCCGACCTCTTCGACGACGAGATGGCCAAGCAGGTCACCGAGATGCTGGAGGAGGCCGTCGAGGCCGAGCTCCAGTTCGCCCAGGACCTGTGCGGCGACGGCCTGCCCGGCATGAACACCGCGTCGATGCGCCAGTACCTGGAGGCCGTCGCCGACCAGCGCCTGGCCCGCCTCGGCATGCCGATCCGCTACGGGTCCACCAACCCGTTCGGTTTCATGGAGCTGCAGAACGTCCAGGAGCTGACCAACTTCTTCGAGCGCCGGGTCTCCGCGTACCAGGTCGCCGTCGAGGGCTCGGTCTCCTTCGACGACGACTTCTAGGCCTCCCTCCAAGCCGCCGAGAACGGCCGAAGGGCCGCACCCGGGTCTCCGGGTGCGGCCCTTCGGCGTTCGGCCGCCGACCTGCCGTCAGTCGTTCGACACCGTCGCGTACTTGGGCGTGCCCTCGGCCATCTGCCGCAGGGCGTCCTTGCGGTCGCGCTTGGAGAGCCGGTCGATGTACAGGTAGCCGTACAGGTGGTCGGTCTCGTGCTGCAGGCAGCGGGCGAAGAAACCGGTGCCCTCGACCCGGACCGGGTTGCCGTCCTTGTCCTGGCCGGTCACCGCGGCGTAGTCGGGGCGGGCCAGCTCCATGTACGCGGTCGGCACGGAGAGGCAGCCCTCCGGCGAGTCGTCCAGCGCCCGCCGGCCGGCCGGGAGCTCCTCCAGCACCGGGTTGACGACGTGCCCGACGTGCCGCACACCCTCGTCGTCCGGGCAGTCGTAGACGAAGACCTTGAGGTCGACGCCGATCTGGTTCGCGGCCAGGCCGACCCCCTCGGCGGCGTACATCGAGACGAACATGTCG
This genomic window from Streptomyces sp. TLI_235 contains:
- a CDS encoding peptide deformylase — its product is MADEHEHEHPEQDETPQKIVGELPDVSKGTARPITVFGNPVLHREVATVTSFDGELSALIDDMFVSMYAAEGVGLAANQIGVDLKVFVYDCPDDEGVRHVGHVVNPVLEELPAGRRALDDSPEGCLSVPTAYMELARPDYAAVTGQDKDGNPVRVEGTGFFARCLQHETDHLYGYLYIDRLSKRDRKDALRQMAEGTPKYATVSND
- a CDS encoding ribonucleoside-diphosphate reductase beta chain; this translates as MSTPTDADRQKMLLDPGFELTLRPMRYPSFYDRYRDAIKNTWTVEEVDLHSDVADLAKLSEGERHMIGRLVAFFATGDSIVANNVVLSLYKHINSPEARLYLSRQLFEEAVHVQFYLTLLDTYLPDPDDRAAAFAAVENIPSIHQKAQFCFKYMNAVDHIDSLQTKADRRAFLLNLICFAACVEGLFFYGAFAYVYWFRSRGLLHGLATGTNWVFRDESMHMDFAMSVVDTVRDEEPDLFDDEMAKQVTEMLEEAVEAELQFAQDLCGDGLPGMNTASMRQYLEAVADQRLARLGMPIRYGSTNPFGFMELQNVQELTNFFERRVSAYQVAVEGSVSFDDDF
- a CDS encoding ribonucleoside-diphosphate reductase alpha chain; translated protein: MTVAASVTLPSQGSADNDRPDPGAALLRLLTDRSTDLPQVDPGHVAAAALRGRHAGSDFAELRGLAVEAAASMIAEDPQYSKLAARLLALEISDEAVSQGAVSFAASIAVGHAEGLIGDTTAEFVAKHAAAFDALVDLQGDDRFEYFGLRTVQSRYLLRHPITRKVVETPQYFLLRVAAGLAVGDSEQSVAEVAELYRLMSRLEYLTSSPTLFNSGTKHPQMSSCYLLDSPLDNLDSIYNRYAQIARLSKHAGGIGLSYSRIRSRGSLIRGTNGQSNGIVPFLRTLDSSVAAVNQGGRRKGAACVYLETWHADIEEFLELRDNTGEEARRTHNLNLAHWIPDEFMRRVNANEDWSLFSPADVPELVDLWGADFDEAYRKAEQAGKAVRTIPAQTLYARMMRTLAQTGNGWMTFKDASNRAANQTALPGRTVHSSNLCTEILEVTDDSETAVCNLGSVNLGAHVADGATAADLLNAMDWDRLDATVRTAVTFLDRVIDINFYPTTEAGTSNSRWRPVGLGIMGLQDVFFKLRIDFDSAEAAALSTLISERIMLTAYERSADLAEQFGRHEAYGETRAARGELHIDHFASAAPQWAARWEALRARIAETGLRNSLLLAIAPTATIASIAGVYECIEPQVSNLFKRETLSGEFLQVNPYLVRELKELGVWDQQTRDALRETNGSVQDLNWLPAEVRSLYRTAWELPQRALIDLAAARMPYIDQSQSLNLFMAAPTIGKLSSMYAYAWKVGLKTTYYLRSRPATRIAQAATGARAATAVPVPAPTMSQEEQDAIACSLENPESCEACQ